One window of Burkholderia thailandensis E264 genomic DNA carries:
- a CDS encoding tetratricopeptide repeat protein: MNERHFDDACVRACTARRIGRGARAGRAGSGGRARGAMPAALLCALLFAATLAGCASHGVFQPRPVLSQRGTVGDSDLNVAESALAAGNAELAATLFERALKADPRSLPARVGLGDAMYQTGELARAGVLYAQAAAAAPDDPRAQLGLARVALRERHLDDALARYAKLNAAHPDNIAAAAGLGTVLDLLGRHDDAQRVYRATLARHPDAHALTTDLGLSLVLANRAREGANVLLDVAGLPNAPAQAREDLALAYGMLGNDDAAKRILVHDLPAASAEDNLRFYRNVRERRAAGVGAGSPAGAPGAAAGPHAATAAAAATAANAANAAGAIADAGPAPVRAEIVK; encoded by the coding sequence ATGAATGAGCGACATTTCGACGACGCATGCGTTCGCGCATGCACGGCGCGGCGCATCGGCCGCGGGGCGCGCGCGGGCCGCGCGGGAAGCGGCGGGCGTGCGCGCGGCGCGATGCCGGCCGCGCTGCTGTGCGCGCTGTTGTTCGCCGCGACGCTTGCGGGCTGCGCGAGCCACGGCGTGTTTCAGCCGCGGCCGGTGCTGTCGCAGCGCGGCACGGTCGGCGACAGCGATCTGAACGTGGCCGAGAGCGCGCTCGCGGCCGGCAACGCGGAGCTCGCGGCGACGCTCTTCGAGCGCGCGCTGAAGGCCGACCCGCGCTCGCTGCCCGCGCGGGTCGGGCTCGGCGATGCGATGTACCAGACGGGCGAGCTCGCGCGAGCGGGCGTGCTGTATGCGCAGGCGGCCGCGGCCGCGCCGGACGATCCGCGCGCGCAGTTGGGCCTCGCGCGCGTCGCGCTGCGCGAGCGGCATCTCGACGACGCGCTCGCGCGCTATGCGAAGCTGAACGCCGCGCATCCGGACAACATCGCGGCGGCGGCAGGCCTCGGCACGGTGCTGGATCTGCTCGGGCGGCACGACGACGCGCAGCGCGTGTATCGCGCGACGCTCGCGCGCCATCCGGACGCGCACGCGCTCACGACGGATCTCGGCCTGTCGCTCGTGCTCGCGAACCGCGCGCGCGAGGGCGCGAACGTGCTGCTCGACGTCGCGGGGTTGCCGAACGCGCCCGCGCAGGCGCGCGAAGACCTGGCGCTCGCGTACGGGATGCTCGGCAACGACGATGCCGCGAAGCGCATCCTTGTTCACGACCTGCCGGCGGCCTCTGCGGAGGATAACCTGCGTTTCTACCGGAACGTGCGCGAGCGCCGTGCGGCGGGCGTGGGGGCCGGCAGCCCGGCCGGCGCGCCGGGTGCGGCGGCCGGGCCGCACGCGGCAACTGCGGCGGCTGCGGCAACCGCGGCGAATGCGGCGAATGCAGCGGGCGCGATCGCCGACGCCGGCCCCGCGCCGGTGCGCGCGGAGATCGTCAAATGA
- a CDS encoding type II secretion system F family protein, giving the protein MNRAALSIAVLLALVAVAALARLFVRDVAVRRRVAQRARTSAARASAVYGPADDGARSVPRRVAQRVASLGERVPVVDATQRMKLAARLASAGFRERRAVSVMAGLKLVVGACAGLAALVVGAHVPRVGDYFVLRVLMMAGAFVIGMMLPEHALGFAVARRQKTIAAYLPDALDLLVICTNAGNSLAVAIRRVASELGTICPPLADEFSVCADELQIGGDAAFALNAMAARIGLPSMRALVTTLVQSQQYGTPITQSLRMLSRTERAMQMIALEEKAAKLAPKMTLPMMLFVMPTVALIAAGPAVIRLIAVFHK; this is encoded by the coding sequence ATGAACCGGGCCGCGCTGTCGATCGCCGTCCTGCTCGCGCTCGTCGCCGTCGCGGCGCTCGCGCGGCTGTTCGTGCGCGACGTCGCGGTGCGCCGGCGCGTCGCGCAGCGTGCGCGCACGAGCGCCGCGCGCGCGTCGGCCGTCTACGGGCCCGCGGACGACGGCGCGCGCAGCGTGCCGCGGCGCGTCGCGCAGCGGGTGGCGTCGCTCGGCGAGCGGGTGCCTGTCGTCGACGCGACGCAGCGGATGAAGCTCGCCGCGCGGCTCGCGAGCGCGGGCTTTCGCGAACGCCGCGCGGTGTCGGTGATGGCGGGGCTCAAGCTCGTCGTCGGCGCATGCGCGGGGCTCGCCGCGCTCGTCGTCGGCGCGCATGTGCCGCGCGTCGGCGATTATTTCGTGCTGCGCGTGCTGATGATGGCGGGCGCGTTCGTGATCGGCATGATGCTGCCCGAGCACGCGCTCGGCTTCGCGGTCGCGCGCCGCCAGAAGACGATCGCCGCGTATCTGCCCGATGCGCTCGATCTGCTCGTGATCTGCACGAACGCGGGCAACAGTCTGGCGGTCGCGATCCGGCGCGTCGCGTCCGAGCTTGGGACGATCTGCCCGCCGCTCGCCGACGAATTCTCCGTTTGCGCGGACGAACTGCAGATCGGCGGCGACGCGGCGTTCGCGCTCAACGCGATGGCCGCGCGCATCGGCCTGCCGTCGATGCGCGCGCTCGTGACGACGCTCGTCCAGTCTCAGCAGTACGGCACGCCGATCACGCAGTCGCTGCGGATGCTCTCGCGCACGGAGCGCGCGATGCAGATGATCGCGCTCGAGGAAAAGGCGGCGAAGCTCGCGCCGAAGATGACGCTGCCGATGATGCTGTTCGTGATGCCGACCGTCGCGTTGATCGCGGCGGGGCCGGCGGTGATTCGACTGATAGCGGTGTTCCACAAATGA
- a CDS encoding type II secretion system F family protein encodes MSAADVVAVGAFFAIVVAGFIARALRDLARRRPAARVRSRVDALRDARAHVRTPPARASRVGLPLFVRTHGDGEGGPLRAWLRVRGERVRTAAGGGGVRAIALASVLAALAGFVGASLAGVAPWLRIALAAALAAGVARAVYRMLIARFKQRFLSVFPDALDLIIRAVRAGIPVAQAIGTAGRESEEPVRATFRAMGDALRVGADMKDVLEQQAARLQLADFSFFGVCLTLQRETGGNLTETLENLSGIIRARRDIRMKTRALTAEGRIASKIIAAVPFAIAAFLFVVNRPYIELLFHTRAGHKMLILAVVLLTIGLAMIRKIANLDTSR; translated from the coding sequence GTGAGCGCCGCGGACGTCGTCGCCGTCGGCGCGTTCTTCGCGATCGTCGTCGCGGGCTTCATCGCGCGCGCGTTGCGCGACCTCGCGCGGCGGCGGCCCGCCGCGCGCGTGCGCTCGCGCGTCGACGCGCTGCGCGATGCGCGCGCGCACGTGCGGACGCCGCCCGCGCGCGCGTCGCGCGTCGGCCTGCCATTGTTCGTCCGCACGCACGGCGACGGCGAAGGCGGCCCGCTGCGCGCGTGGCTGCGTGTGCGCGGCGAACGCGTGCGCACGGCGGCGGGCGGCGGCGGCGTGCGCGCGATCGCGCTCGCATCCGTGCTCGCGGCGCTCGCGGGCTTCGTCGGCGCATCGCTCGCGGGCGTCGCGCCGTGGCTGCGCATCGCGCTCGCGGCGGCGCTCGCGGCCGGCGTGGCGCGCGCCGTCTACCGGATGCTGATCGCGCGCTTCAAGCAGCGCTTTCTATCCGTGTTCCCGGACGCGCTCGATCTGATCATCCGCGCGGTGCGCGCGGGCATTCCGGTCGCGCAGGCGATCGGCACCGCGGGCCGCGAAAGCGAGGAGCCCGTGCGCGCGACGTTTCGCGCGATGGGCGACGCGCTGCGCGTCGGCGCGGACATGAAGGACGTGCTCGAGCAGCAGGCCGCGCGGCTGCAACTCGCCGATTTCTCGTTCTTCGGCGTGTGCCTCACGCTGCAGCGCGAGACGGGCGGCAATCTGACGGAAACGCTCGAGAACCTCTCGGGCATCATCCGCGCGCGCCGCGACATCCGGATGAAGACGCGCGCGCTGACGGCCGAAGGGCGCATCGCGAGCAAGATCATCGCGGCCGTGCCGTTCGCGATCGCCGCGTTCCTGTTCGTCGTGAACCGGCCGTACATCGAGCTGCTGTTCCACACGCGCGCCGGGCACAAGATGCTGATCCTCGCCGTGGTGCTGCTCACGATCGGTCTCGCGATGATTCGCAAGATCGCCAACCTGGACACTTCGCGATGA
- a CDS encoding CpaF family protein codes for MFGRRPASSFAPGSDGAAREFAGDAASAGAAPAVGHASAPAAGGAACAGDPAGASRANPPAGVLRESGAPDGHAHAPRDDRDGADDPGHAQDHHEALIRSETFKTIRTVVFSSMNMSAALMMSRAEVREGIEQTAADVIARERLTVTLAEQALIVEEILNDMFGVGPIEPLLADERVTDILVNGPDQVYVERAGRLELTPLKFRDNAHVINVAQRIAAAVGRRVDESSPMVDARLADGSRVNVVLPPIAIRGASISIRKFAKRNITLARMAQQGNLSQAMVEVLKIASACRLNIVISGGTGSGKTTLLNALSHFIDSHERIVTIEDAAELQLQQPHVVSLETRPENSEGLGGVSQRDLVRNALRMRPDRIILGETRGPEAFDVLQAMNTGHDGSMTTIHANTPRDAITRLESMVMMANGNLPLVSIRRQIASAVHMILQIERMRDGVRRVTRVTEIAGMEGDVVITQDLFAFRYDASAFQEQVHGMFESSSLRPAFAQRAAYYGLEGALLGALQP; via the coding sequence ATGTTCGGCCGGCGTCCGGCGTCTTCGTTCGCGCCCGGCTCAGACGGCGCCGCGCGCGAGTTCGCGGGCGACGCCGCGTCAGCGGGCGCGGCGCCCGCCGTCGGCCATGCATCGGCGCCAGCCGCGGGCGGTGCGGCGTGCGCGGGCGATCCGGCCGGCGCTTCGCGCGCGAACCCGCCCGCCGGCGTCTTGCGGGAAAGCGGCGCACCCGACGGCCATGCGCATGCGCCACGCGACGATCGCGACGGCGCGGACGACCCCGGTCACGCGCAAGACCACCACGAGGCGCTGATCCGCTCGGAGACGTTCAAGACGATCCGCACGGTCGTCTTTTCGTCGATGAACATGTCGGCCGCGCTGATGATGTCGCGCGCCGAGGTGCGCGAAGGCATCGAGCAGACGGCCGCCGACGTGATCGCGCGCGAGCGCCTGACGGTGACGCTCGCCGAGCAGGCGCTCATCGTCGAGGAGATCCTCAACGACATGTTCGGCGTCGGCCCGATCGAGCCGCTCCTCGCGGACGAGCGCGTGACCGACATCCTCGTCAACGGCCCCGACCAGGTGTACGTCGAGCGCGCGGGCAGGCTCGAGCTCACGCCGCTCAAGTTCCGCGACAACGCGCATGTGATCAACGTCGCGCAGCGGATCGCGGCGGCCGTCGGGCGGCGCGTCGACGAGAGCAGCCCGATGGTCGACGCGCGGCTCGCGGACGGCAGCCGCGTGAACGTCGTGCTGCCGCCGATCGCGATCCGCGGCGCGTCGATCTCGATTCGCAAGTTCGCGAAACGCAACATCACGCTCGCGCGAATGGCGCAGCAGGGCAACCTGTCGCAGGCGATGGTCGAGGTGCTGAAGATCGCGAGCGCGTGCCGTCTGAACATCGTGATCTCGGGCGGCACGGGTTCCGGCAAGACGACGCTCCTGAACGCGCTGTCGCACTTCATCGATTCGCACGAGCGCATCGTGACGATCGAGGATGCGGCGGAGCTGCAATTGCAGCAGCCGCACGTGGTGAGCCTCGAGACCCGTCCGGAGAACAGCGAGGGGCTGGGCGGCGTATCGCAGCGCGATCTCGTGCGCAACGCGCTGCGCATGCGCCCCGACCGGATCATCCTCGGCGAGACGCGCGGCCCGGAGGCGTTCGACGTGCTGCAGGCGATGAACACGGGCCACGACGGCTCGATGACGACGATCCACGCGAACACGCCGCGCGACGCGATCACGCGCCTCGAGAGCATGGTGATGATGGCCAACGGCAATCTGCCGCTCGTGTCGATTCGCCGGCAGATCGCGAGCGCGGTGCACATGATCCTGCAGATCGAGCGGATGCGCGACGGCGTGCGGCGTGTCACGCGCGTGACCGAGATCGCCGGCATGGAAGGCGACGTCGTGATCACGCAGGATCTGTTCGCGTTCCGCTACGACGCGAGCGCGTTCCAGGAGCAGGTGCACGGGATGTTCGAATCGTCGTCGCTGCGCCCGGCGTTCGCGCAGCGCGCCGCGTATTACGGCCTCGAGGGCGCGCTGCTCGGCGCGCTGCAGCCGTGA
- a CDS encoding AAA family ATPase yields the protein MGAFDLMGGAQRAKDLRAAAGGARLIAIVADAASDEVIRNLIVDQAMTGAHVARGGIDDAIALMRDLPHGPQHLLVDVSGAAMPLSDLARLADVCDPSVNVIVVGEHNDVGLFRSMLRVGVRDYLVKPLTVELVHRALSAADPNAAARTGKAIGFVGARGGVGVTSIAVALARHLADRTRRRVAYVDFDCHGGAACSMLGVVSNQGLVELLQNPQRLDAQLIHQAMVAQSDRLSVLSAELPYDSEAPLRAGAVAGLVGALRHQFHYVLLDLPERAGRLVDEALAACASVYVVADRSVHAAREAARLLHHVQARDGDAHVSLILNNAQQPVRGRVEPADFARAVGRASALELPYEPLTLAVAENLGAALDAPRSGGFAAGIATLAQGLTGADAASASRRPWYARLTGARGAR from the coding sequence ATGGGAGCATTCGACTTGATGGGCGGCGCGCAGCGCGCGAAGGACCTGCGCGCGGCGGCGGGCGGCGCGCGCCTGATCGCGATCGTCGCCGACGCGGCGAGCGACGAAGTGATCCGCAATCTGATCGTCGATCAGGCGATGACGGGGGCGCATGTCGCGCGCGGCGGGATCGACGATGCGATCGCGCTGATGCGCGATTTACCGCACGGGCCGCAGCATCTGCTCGTCGACGTGTCGGGCGCGGCGATGCCGCTGTCCGATCTCGCGCGGCTCGCCGACGTCTGCGATCCGTCGGTGAACGTGATCGTGGTCGGCGAGCATAACGACGTCGGCCTGTTCCGCAGCATGCTGCGCGTCGGCGTGCGCGACTATCTCGTCAAGCCGCTCACAGTCGAGCTCGTGCATCGTGCGCTGTCGGCGGCCGATCCGAACGCGGCCGCGCGCACGGGCAAGGCGATCGGCTTCGTCGGCGCGCGCGGCGGCGTCGGCGTGACGAGCATCGCGGTCGCGCTCGCGCGCCATCTCGCGGACCGCACGCGCCGCCGCGTCGCGTACGTCGATTTCGATTGCCACGGCGGCGCGGCCTGCTCGATGCTCGGCGTCGTCAGCAATCAGGGGCTCGTCGAGCTGCTGCAGAATCCGCAGCGGCTCGATGCGCAACTGATCCACCAGGCGATGGTCGCGCAGAGCGACCGGCTCTCGGTGCTGTCGGCCGAGCTGCCGTACGACAGCGAGGCGCCGCTGCGCGCGGGCGCGGTTGCGGGGCTCGTCGGCGCGCTGCGGCATCAGTTCCATTACGTGCTGCTCGATCTGCCCGAGCGCGCGGGGCGGCTCGTCGACGAGGCGCTCGCCGCGTGCGCGAGCGTCTACGTGGTCGCCGACCGCTCGGTGCATGCGGCGCGCGAGGCCGCGCGGCTGCTGCATCACGTGCAGGCGCGCGACGGCGACGCGCACGTATCGCTGATCCTCAACAATGCGCAGCAGCCGGTGCGCGGCCGCGTCGAGCCGGCCGACTTTGCGCGAGCGGTCGGGCGCGCGTCGGCGCTCGAGCTGCCGTACGAGCCGCTCACGCTCGCCGTCGCCGAGAATCTCGGCGCGGCGCTCGACGCGCCGCGCAGCGGCGGCTTCGCGGCCGGCATCGCCACGCTCGCGCAAGGGCTGACGGGGGCCGACGCGGCGAGCGCGTCGCGCCGGCCTTGGTACGCGCGGCTCACCGGCGCGCGGGGAGCGCGGTGA
- a CDS encoding CpaD family pilus assembly lipoprotein produces MAIRSEHPLRRHASRAVAACAWAALAALGGCMSGHPPFGMPDASAIGYDARTGLARAPDCAALEQRSQMIDAGRARPGVSFGCATYGNLAAMLARPADLVAPLPYSGADAALGASAVRRYDEGRAMPLNPTSTTTSVTH; encoded by the coding sequence ATGGCGATTCGATCGGAACACCCGCTGCGCCGCCATGCATCGCGCGCGGTGGCCGCGTGCGCGTGGGCGGCGCTCGCCGCGCTCGGCGGCTGCATGTCAGGGCATCCGCCGTTCGGCATGCCCGATGCATCGGCGATCGGCTACGACGCGCGCACCGGGCTCGCGCGCGCGCCCGACTGCGCGGCGCTCGAGCAGCGCTCGCAGATGATCGACGCGGGGCGTGCGCGGCCCGGCGTGAGCTTCGGCTGCGCGACCTACGGCAACCTCGCGGCGATGCTCGCGCGGCCCGCCGATCTCGTCGCGCCGCTGCCGTACTCGGGCGCGGACGCGGCGCTCGGCGCGAGCGCGGTGCGCCGTTACGACGAAGGCCGCGCGATGCCGCTCAACCCGACATCGACGACGACGTCCGTCACGCATTAG
- a CDS encoding type II and III secretion system protein family protein → MWSVIGGIGVRQSASVRALAFAAASPHAARARAHAIGRRAAAAALWWLALALGAAVAPRLARAAEPAAVLAVPAGGGEMVKLPQPAVAVFVADPDVADVHVPTPQAVFVLGKKAGTTTLFALGANDRTILRETVVVNVDTPSLQRILDARFPQLHLTLAGAPGSLMVSGRVPSAADADAVVQTLKPYLRQQESLVNRLTLARPIQVHLRVRITEVDRNITQQLGINWSALGASGNFVGGLFNGRTLFDTASKAFDLSPSGAFSVVGGFHTSHYSIDGVLDALDQEGLITMLAEPNLTAISGQTASFLAGGEFPIPVAQDTTGAITIQFKPYGVSLDFTPTVLADNRISLKVRPEVSEIDPTNSVTTGSIKVPALTVRRVDTTVELSSGQSFAIGGLLQSKSSDVLAELPGLARLPVLGKLFSSRNYLNDKTEVVVIVTPYIVQPANPGELRDALDDITRPSSDIEFVLQRSLGIDPLGGDAPRLTGPAGFVY, encoded by the coding sequence ATGTGGAGCGTGATCGGCGGGATCGGCGTGCGGCAATCGGCGTCGGTTCGGGCATTGGCTTTTGCTGCGGCGTCGCCGCACGCGGCGCGAGCGCGGGCGCATGCGATCGGGCGGCGCGCGGCGGCGGCCGCGCTGTGGTGGCTCGCGCTCGCGCTGGGCGCGGCGGTCGCGCCGCGGCTCGCTCGTGCGGCCGAGCCCGCGGCGGTGCTCGCGGTGCCCGCCGGCGGCGGCGAGATGGTGAAGCTGCCGCAGCCCGCGGTCGCGGTGTTCGTCGCGGACCCGGACGTCGCCGACGTGCACGTGCCGACGCCGCAGGCCGTGTTCGTGCTCGGCAAGAAAGCCGGCACGACGACGCTTTTCGCGCTCGGCGCGAACGACCGGACGATCCTGCGCGAGACCGTCGTCGTCAACGTCGACACGCCGTCGCTGCAACGCATCCTCGATGCGCGCTTCCCGCAACTGCATCTGACGCTCGCGGGCGCGCCGGGCTCGCTGATGGTGAGCGGCCGCGTGCCGAGCGCCGCGGACGCGGACGCCGTGGTGCAGACGCTCAAGCCTTACCTGCGTCAGCAGGAGTCGCTCGTCAACCGCCTCACGCTCGCGCGGCCGATTCAGGTGCATCTGCGCGTGCGCATCACCGAGGTCGACCGCAACATCACGCAGCAGCTCGGCATCAACTGGAGCGCGCTCGGCGCGAGCGGCAATTTCGTCGGCGGGCTGTTCAACGGACGCACGCTGTTCGACACGGCGTCGAAGGCGTTCGATCTGTCGCCGTCGGGTGCGTTCTCGGTGGTGGGCGGCTTTCACACGTCGCACTACTCGATCGACGGCGTACTCGACGCGCTCGATCAGGAGGGCCTCATCACGATGCTCGCCGAGCCGAACCTGACCGCGATCTCCGGCCAGACCGCGAGTTTTCTCGCGGGCGGCGAGTTTCCGATTCCGGTCGCGCAGGACACGACGGGTGCGATCACGATCCAGTTCAAGCCGTACGGCGTGTCGCTCGACTTCACGCCGACCGTGCTCGCCGACAACCGGATCAGCCTCAAGGTGCGCCCGGAGGTGAGCGAGATCGATCCGACCAACAGCGTGACGACGGGCAGCATCAAGGTGCCGGCGCTGACGGTGCGGCGCGTCGACACGACGGTCGAGCTGTCGAGCGGACAGAGCTTCGCGATCGGCGGCCTGCTGCAGAGCAAGAGCAGCGACGTGCTCGCCGAGCTGCCGGGGCTCGCGCGGCTGCCCGTGCTCGGCAAGCTGTTCTCGTCGCGCAATTATCTGAACGACAAGACCGAGGTCGTCGTGATCGTCACGCCGTACATCGTGCAGCCGGCGAATCCGGGCGAGCTGCGCGACGCGCTCGACGACATCACGCGCCCGAGCAGCGACATCGAATTCGTGCTGCAGCGCTCGCTCGGCATCGATCCGCTCGGCGGCGACGCGCCACGGCTCACGGGCCCGGCGGGATTCGTCTACTGA
- the cpaB gene encoding Flp pilus assembly protein CpaB, translating to MSHFLKLAGLMLVAVVGAFLFRALYVAASQPRPAAPPQQVRVRVAAADLPAGLLLRDVDLGWKTMARGDVPAGALIEGDARGDGRTAGAAVDASAAAAGDLKGDLLRHPVREGMPLGPADVILPSAPGFLAAALKPGMRAISVAIDDVSGNAGLIEPGDYVDVLLTQQLAAPGGAPADPERAVESETIAARVRVLAVGSAFQRPKDDAAQPNTRARTVTFEVSSHDAQVITVGAHLGALSLALRSFATSDRGAVGLASAEPPAPPVWAGDVSRALRAEAPAATSAQPRRVGARAGGERHVIVYRGSKQDDGAGAGAPLPGGVPPIPTLPPLPGTAAAPAGARPAA from the coding sequence ATGTCCCATTTTCTCAAGCTCGCCGGTCTGATGCTCGTCGCGGTGGTCGGCGCGTTCCTGTTTCGCGCGCTGTACGTCGCGGCGTCGCAGCCGCGCCCGGCCGCGCCGCCGCAGCAGGTGCGCGTGCGCGTCGCGGCCGCCGATCTGCCGGCGGGCCTGCTGCTGCGCGACGTCGATCTCGGCTGGAAGACGATGGCGCGCGGCGACGTGCCAGCCGGCGCATTGATCGAAGGCGATGCGCGCGGCGACGGCCGGACTGCCGGCGCGGCGGTCGATGCGAGTGCAGCCGCAGCCGGCGATCTGAAGGGCGACTTGCTGCGCCATCCGGTGCGCGAGGGCATGCCGCTCGGCCCGGCCGACGTGATCTTGCCGAGCGCGCCCGGCTTTCTCGCGGCCGCGCTCAAGCCCGGCATGCGTGCGATCTCGGTCGCGATCGACGACGTATCCGGCAATGCCGGCCTGATTGAACCGGGCGATTACGTTGACGTGCTGCTCACGCAGCAGCTCGCCGCGCCGGGCGGCGCGCCGGCCGACCCGGAGCGCGCGGTCGAATCGGAGACGATCGCCGCGCGCGTGCGCGTGCTCGCGGTCGGCTCCGCGTTCCAGCGGCCGAAGGACGACGCCGCGCAGCCGAACACGCGCGCGCGCACTGTGACGTTCGAAGTGAGTTCGCACGACGCGCAGGTGATCACGGTCGGCGCGCATCTGGGCGCGCTGTCGCTCGCGCTGCGCAGCTTCGCGACGAGCGATCGCGGCGCGGTCGGCTTGGCGTCGGCGGAGCCGCCCGCGCCGCCCGTGTGGGCGGGCGACGTGTCGCGCGCGCTGCGCGCCGAGGCGCCGGCCGCGACGTCGGCGCAGCCGCGTCGCGTCGGCGCGCGCGCGGGAGGCGAGCGGCACGTGATTGTCTATCGCGGCTCGAAACAGGATGACGGGGCGGGCGCCGGCGCGCCGCTGCCGGGCGGCGTGCCGCCGATTCCGACGCTGCCGCCGCTGCCGGGAACGGCGGCGGCGCCCGCCGGCGCGCGGCCGGCGGCGTGA
- a CDS encoding prepilin peptidase: MILPLKIVASWTLASLALADLRTRRLATFAVALVGALYGVQALAGAPGDGGFAPHAAIGAIAFAFGAAMFRIGWIAGGDVKLAAVVFLWAGPAHAWPVAFAIGVGGLAVGVVCIAARRAPRALAWFAPARGVPYGVALAAGGVLAVWAPAACRLPACLG; this comes from the coding sequence ATGATTCTCCCGCTCAAGATCGTCGCCAGCTGGACGCTCGCGTCGCTCGCGCTCGCCGATCTGCGCACGCGGCGGCTCGCGACGTTCGCGGTCGCGCTCGTCGGCGCGCTGTATGGCGTGCAGGCGCTCGCGGGCGCGCCGGGCGACGGCGGCTTCGCGCCGCATGCGGCGATCGGCGCGATCGCGTTCGCGTTCGGTGCGGCGATGTTCCGCATCGGCTGGATTGCCGGCGGCGACGTCAAGCTCGCGGCCGTGGTGTTTCTGTGGGCAGGCCCCGCGCACGCGTGGCCGGTCGCGTTCGCGATCGGCGTCGGCGGTCTCGCCGTTGGCGTTGTCTGCATCGCGGCCCGGCGCGCGCCGCGCGCGCTCGCGTGGTTCGCGCCGGCGCGCGGCGTTCCGTACGGGGTCGCGCTCGCGGCGGGCGGCGTTCTCGCCGTGTGGGCGCCGGCCGCTTGCCGGCTGCCCGCATGTCTCGGATGA
- a CDS encoding Flp family type IVb pilin yields the protein MLRFIQSLLRDERGVSALEYSVLAGIVVVAVAAAGAIFGGGSGLPNLFQNMITKVTSVQTNGH from the coding sequence ATGCTGCGTTTCATCCAATCGCTCTTGCGCGACGAGCGCGGGGTCAGCGCACTCGAATATTCGGTGCTGGCCGGTATCGTGGTGGTGGCAGTCGCTGCGGCAGGCGCTATTTTCGGTGGCGGTTCCGGCCTGCCGAACCTGTTTCAGAACATGATCACCAAGGTGACGAGCGTACAGACCAACGGTCATTGA
- a CDS encoding MFS family transporter yields MNDQTAVAAVARQDVRRRVLAIVGASSGNLVEWFDFYIYSFCALYFAPAFFPSGNTTTQLLNTAGVFAAGFLMRPIGGWLFGRIADKHGRRAAMMISVLMMCGGSLVIAVLPTYAQIGAFAPLLLLVARLFQGLSVGGEYGTSATYMSEVALKGRRGFFASFQYVTLIGGQLCALLVLVILQQTLSTAELKAWGWRIPFVVGAAAALISLYLRKSLDETSTSESRKAKDAGTIRGVWQHKGAFLTVIGFTAGGSLIFYTFTTYMQKYLVNTAGMHAKTASNVMTAALFVYMLMQPVFGALSDKIGRRMSMILFGTGAVIGTVPLMNALGGVTSPFAAFGLIVVALAIVSFYTSISGLIKAEMFPPEVRAMGVGLSYAVANAIFGGSAEYVALWFKSVGSESSFYWYVTVLCAISLFVSWRMRDPSKDGYLRNEP; encoded by the coding sequence ATGAATGACCAGACCGCCGTTGCCGCCGTCGCGCGGCAAGACGTCCGGCGTCGCGTGCTCGCGATCGTCGGCGCTTCGTCGGGCAACCTCGTCGAGTGGTTCGACTTCTATATCTATTCGTTCTGCGCGCTGTACTTCGCGCCGGCGTTCTTCCCGAGCGGCAACACGACCACGCAGCTTCTCAACACCGCGGGCGTGTTCGCCGCGGGCTTCCTGATGCGTCCGATCGGCGGCTGGCTGTTCGGCCGGATCGCCGACAAGCACGGCCGCCGCGCCGCGATGATGATCTCGGTGCTGATGATGTGCGGCGGCTCGCTCGTGATCGCGGTGCTGCCGACGTACGCGCAGATCGGCGCGTTCGCGCCGTTGCTGCTGCTCGTCGCGCGGCTGTTCCAGGGCCTGTCGGTGGGCGGCGAGTACGGCACGAGCGCGACGTACATGAGCGAGGTCGCGCTCAAGGGCCGCCGCGGCTTCTTCGCATCGTTCCAGTACGTGACGCTGATCGGCGGCCAGCTCTGCGCGCTCCTCGTGCTCGTGATCCTGCAGCAGACGCTTTCGACCGCCGAGCTGAAGGCGTGGGGCTGGCGGATTCCGTTCGTCGTCGGCGCGGCGGCCGCGCTGATCTCGCTGTATCTGCGCAAGTCGCTCGACGAGACGTCGACGAGCGAATCGCGCAAGGCGAAGGACGCCGGCACGATCCGCGGCGTGTGGCAGCACAAGGGCGCGTTCCTGACCGTCATCGGCTTCACGGCCGGCGGCTCGCTGATCTTCTACACGTTCACCACGTACATGCAGAAGTACCTCGTCAACACGGCGGGCATGCACGCGAAGACCGCGAGCAACGTGATGACGGCCGCGCTCTTCGTCTACATGCTGATGCAGCCCGTGTTCGGCGCGCTGTCGGACAAGATCGGCCGCCGGATGTCGATGATCCTGTTCGGCACGGGCGCCGTGATCGGCACGGTGCCGCTGATGAATGCGCTCGGCGGCGTGACGAGCCCGTTCGCGGCGTTCGGCCTCATCGTCGTCGCGCTCGCGATCGTCAGCTTCTACACGTCGATCAGCGGCCTCATCAAGGCCGAGATGTTCCCGCCCGAGGTGCGCGCGATGGGCGTCGGCCTGTCGTACGCGGTCGCGAATGCGATCTTCGGGGGCTCGGCTGAATACGTCGCGCTGTGGTTCAAGTCGGTCGGCAGCGAATCGAGCTTCTACTGGTATGTGACCGTGCTGTGCGCGATCTCGCTTTTCGTGTCGTGGCGGATGCGCGATCCGAGCAAGGACGGCTACCTGCGCAACGAGCCCTGA